A window of the Zeugodacus cucurbitae isolate PBARC_wt_2022May chromosome 2, idZeuCucr1.2, whole genome shotgun sequence genome harbors these coding sequences:
- the LOC105209474 gene encoding uncharacterized protein LOC105209474 isoform X2, which translates to MADSRERIRGPPRDGREFLTSPRQVLRRLMLLSEGRQYREAAGVVGRLGPSVLRSVIAELPIDLLLEHLPHSAYLLESFFTRLITVNPSPKPDVPIESVIWQLVRLFSYPHESGMRQRCAKLTQAIAQYEPNWRQTLRERRKSFDNAVQGLGVHGLTTDATGQLISLHHALKTELQRHVDIYKMAIHKLEELSMVTAHQDPAHSSHQRLLAINYGDIQQRLIENKTLLTMLDKPALKQLACLVENLSQRVENDKEVLKCVGQVKRLDGQACIEKRPAAGLLMNFAQGCEAVLQLMGPESLPTSPTALGNGSNSSNCSDGYHSDDSTNEETSEMVTQYRTLYLENRADTLEALDGFPQLKHVQNLKAKILFSIIVLSFRLCHAMRERKVIEVRRILNCALDSSSECTLALDRSVRTHLQETVESFPVGEIERSVFNQVLSTLHEYPCLEACPPLTHFVSACVRLAWRMINQKSPYYLDSDFNLGFLRPEKHERHPQADRRSDLIKAFLWPALMQNNHCVFKAIVAT; encoded by the exons ATGGCCGATAGTCGTGAACGTATACGTGGTCCACCACGTGATGGACGTGAATTTCTCACAAGCCCGAGACAAGTGTTGCGTCGCCTGATGTTACTCTCCGAGGGACGACAGTATAGAGAGGCGGCCGGTGTTGTGGGTCGCTTGGGACCGTCCGTTTTACGCTCAGTTATAGCCGAGTTGCCCATCGACTTGCTGCTGGAACACTTGCCACACAGCGCCTATTTGTTGGAGTCATTTTTCACAAG ATTAATTACCGTCAATCCCTCACCCAAACCGGATGTGCCAATCGAATCTGTGATCTGGCAATTGGTGCGTCTCTTTTCATATCCACACGAATCAGGTATGCGACAACGTTGCGCCAAGCTAACACAGGCCATAGCACAGTATGAACCCAACTGGCGTCAAACGCTCCGCGAGCGACGAAAATCCTTCGACAACGCTGTACAAGGTTTGGGTGTACACGGTCTCACCACAGATGCCACCGGTCAGCTAATATCACTGCATCATGCGCTCAAGACGGAGTTGCAACGGCATGTGGACATATACAAAATGGCCATACACAAATTGGAAGAGCTGAGCATGGTGACGGCACATCAAGATCCCGCACATTCCTCCCATCAACGCCTACTCGCCATCAACTACGGTGACATACAACAAAGACTGATCGAGAACAAAACGCTGCTCACCATGCTGGATAAGCCGGCATTGAAGCAGCTGGCGTGCCTTGTGGAGAACCTAAGTCAACGTGTGGAGAACGACAAAGAGGTGCTGAAGTGTGTGGGCCAGGTGAAGCGCTTAGATGGTCAGGCTTGTATAGAGAAGCGACCGGCGGCGGGTTTGCTAATGAATTTCGCGCAAGGTTGCGAAGCCGTTCTACAGCTTATGGGACCCGAGAGTCTACCAACAAGTCCAACTGCTCTTGGTAATGGTAGCAACAGCAGTAACTGTAGTGATGGCTATCATTCGGATGATTCAACCAACGAAGAAACGAG TGAAATGGTCACACAATATCGCACATTATATCTGGAGAACAGAGCGGACACCTTAGAGGCATTGGATGGTTTTCCACAGCTCAAACATGTACAAAATTTGAAAGCGAAAATACTTTTCTCAATAATTGTG TTGTCATTTCGTCTGTGCCATGCTATGCGCGAAAGGAAAGTGATCGAGGTGCGTCGCATATTGAATTGCGCTTTGGACTCGTCAAGTGAGTGTACGCTCGCCTTGGATCGTTCGGTGCGTACGCATTTGCAGGAGACGGTTGAGTCCTTTCCCGTTGGTGAAATTGAACGCTCCGTGTTCAATCAG GTGCTCTCCACACTGCACGAATATCCCTGCTTGGAAGCGTGTCCACCGCTAACGCACTTTGTTAGCGCTTGCGTGCGCTTAGCTTGGCGCATGATTAATCAGAAGTCACCTTACTATCTGGATAGTGATTTCAATTTGG GTTTCTTGCGTCCGGAGAAGCACGAGCGACATCCACAAGCAGATCGTCGCTCCGATTTGATCAAAGCATTCCTCTGGCCAGCGCTAATGCAGAACAATCATTGTGTTTTTAAAGCGATAGTTGCCACTTAG
- the LOC105209474 gene encoding uncharacterized protein LOC105209474 isoform X1, with protein sequence MLRQILLKNHQESVNGTMADSRERIRGPPRDGREFLTSPRQVLRRLMLLSEGRQYREAAGVVGRLGPSVLRSVIAELPIDLLLEHLPHSAYLLESFFTRLITVNPSPKPDVPIESVIWQLVRLFSYPHESGMRQRCAKLTQAIAQYEPNWRQTLRERRKSFDNAVQGLGVHGLTTDATGQLISLHHALKTELQRHVDIYKMAIHKLEELSMVTAHQDPAHSSHQRLLAINYGDIQQRLIENKTLLTMLDKPALKQLACLVENLSQRVENDKEVLKCVGQVKRLDGQACIEKRPAAGLLMNFAQGCEAVLQLMGPESLPTSPTALGNGSNSSNCSDGYHSDDSTNEETSEMVTQYRTLYLENRADTLEALDGFPQLKHVQNLKAKILFSIIVLSFRLCHAMRERKVIEVRRILNCALDSSSECTLALDRSVRTHLQETVESFPVGEIERSVFNQVLSTLHEYPCLEACPPLTHFVSACVRLAWRMINQKSPYYLDSDFNLGFLRPEKHERHPQADRRSDLIKAFLWPALMQNNHCVFKAIVAT encoded by the exons ATGCT ACGACAGATACTGCTGAAGAATCATCAGGAATCGGTGAATGGCACAATGGCCGATAGTCGTGAACGTATACGTGGTCCACCACGTGATGGACGTGAATTTCTCACAAGCCCGAGACAAGTGTTGCGTCGCCTGATGTTACTCTCCGAGGGACGACAGTATAGAGAGGCGGCCGGTGTTGTGGGTCGCTTGGGACCGTCCGTTTTACGCTCAGTTATAGCCGAGTTGCCCATCGACTTGCTGCTGGAACACTTGCCACACAGCGCCTATTTGTTGGAGTCATTTTTCACAAG ATTAATTACCGTCAATCCCTCACCCAAACCGGATGTGCCAATCGAATCTGTGATCTGGCAATTGGTGCGTCTCTTTTCATATCCACACGAATCAGGTATGCGACAACGTTGCGCCAAGCTAACACAGGCCATAGCACAGTATGAACCCAACTGGCGTCAAACGCTCCGCGAGCGACGAAAATCCTTCGACAACGCTGTACAAGGTTTGGGTGTACACGGTCTCACCACAGATGCCACCGGTCAGCTAATATCACTGCATCATGCGCTCAAGACGGAGTTGCAACGGCATGTGGACATATACAAAATGGCCATACACAAATTGGAAGAGCTGAGCATGGTGACGGCACATCAAGATCCCGCACATTCCTCCCATCAACGCCTACTCGCCATCAACTACGGTGACATACAACAAAGACTGATCGAGAACAAAACGCTGCTCACCATGCTGGATAAGCCGGCATTGAAGCAGCTGGCGTGCCTTGTGGAGAACCTAAGTCAACGTGTGGAGAACGACAAAGAGGTGCTGAAGTGTGTGGGCCAGGTGAAGCGCTTAGATGGTCAGGCTTGTATAGAGAAGCGACCGGCGGCGGGTTTGCTAATGAATTTCGCGCAAGGTTGCGAAGCCGTTCTACAGCTTATGGGACCCGAGAGTCTACCAACAAGTCCAACTGCTCTTGGTAATGGTAGCAACAGCAGTAACTGTAGTGATGGCTATCATTCGGATGATTCAACCAACGAAGAAACGAG TGAAATGGTCACACAATATCGCACATTATATCTGGAGAACAGAGCGGACACCTTAGAGGCATTGGATGGTTTTCCACAGCTCAAACATGTACAAAATTTGAAAGCGAAAATACTTTTCTCAATAATTGTG TTGTCATTTCGTCTGTGCCATGCTATGCGCGAAAGGAAAGTGATCGAGGTGCGTCGCATATTGAATTGCGCTTTGGACTCGTCAAGTGAGTGTACGCTCGCCTTGGATCGTTCGGTGCGTACGCATTTGCAGGAGACGGTTGAGTCCTTTCCCGTTGGTGAAATTGAACGCTCCGTGTTCAATCAG GTGCTCTCCACACTGCACGAATATCCCTGCTTGGAAGCGTGTCCACCGCTAACGCACTTTGTTAGCGCTTGCGTGCGCTTAGCTTGGCGCATGATTAATCAGAAGTCACCTTACTATCTGGATAGTGATTTCAATTTGG GTTTCTTGCGTCCGGAGAAGCACGAGCGACATCCACAAGCAGATCGTCGCTCCGATTTGATCAAAGCATTCCTCTGGCCAGCGCTAATGCAGAACAATCATTGTGTTTTTAAAGCGATAGTTGCCACTTAG
- the LOC105209477 gene encoding uncharacterized protein LOC105209477, with protein sequence MCWCLRVYWTVLHNLFTRFVTNFADSVYNSDLCACLMCGSQSACCFCCDRCLFYKHAQHEAHKSNDNDGEQRELTLADVEEGQAKANSPFQHHDYVIVDDIDANYLEIERRKIETEHYYRLVDRATAEQILNCCEDGACLVRPFKEADLTIKYIVTVYAQQQYFHLFIRQLNGKDAYSIGQQKPNEKVFKSPSDIIDFYSFNALQCTNKKISVCLVLKPVVT encoded by the exons ATGTGCTGGTGTTTACGTGTCTATTGGACTGTTCTGCATAATTTGTTCACACGATTTGTGACAAATTTTGCCGATTCCGTTTATAATAGTGATCTGTGTGCATGTCTAATGTGTGGTTCGCAATCtgcgtgttgtttttgttgtgatcgtTGTTTGTTTTATAAACATGCTCAACATGAGGCGCACAAATCAAATGATAATGATGGAGAGCAGCGTGAATTGACGTTGGCAGATGTGGAAGAGGGACAAGCCAAAGCAAACTCTCCATTTCAACATCATGATTACGTCATAGTTG ATGACATCGACGCCAATTATCTTGAGATTGAACGTCGAAAAATTGAAACCGAACACTATTATCGTCTCGTAGATCGTGCAACTGCTGAGCAAATACTCAATTGTTGCGAGGATGGTGCCTGCTTAGTGCGACCATTCAAAGAAGCG GATCTAACAATAAAGTATATCGTAACGGTATATGCACAACAGCAATACTTCCATCTCTTCATACGACAATTAAATGGCAAAGATGCTTACAGCATTGGACAGCAAAAGCCAAATGAGAAAGTATTCAAGTCACCAAGTGATATTATCGACTTTTATAGCTTCAATGCATTGCAATGTACAAATAAAAAGATTAGCGTTTGCTTAGTATTAAAACCAGTTGTTACTTAG
- the Atp6ap1_1 gene encoding uncharacterized protein Atp6ap1_1: MHCVFLAIYLCLTITICSATGLSGPYLFWGHRGVINLQPRALVEASEEDLTNLFQDTKAIVIFVRNTTGRLDGKAYPRFQQLVKSNAWSYLPQHFLNAEPFNYNANIEVINLSGNAEEEDETIVSGYNDALTIYGEGEVLGILASREDDTHYISKRDAKEREERTEEERGATTTSQTPTVEEEDKTFIYVALGDKAVLYVTSAPVINLAGRLNNTKLVSHNKDVTFDDQKGKGYGRLNIIFSVESQKLFMRFNFTLSRGYWYMKAVEVEYNDYKTVLPVIGTIYSIPSAPIGFSYRCSSRSLQFGNDSDSLVINDFQVQPWLNGVPRFGDVYDCVGFTTAPIWAGILVTLFLVGILSFGLMALMDIKTPNRFETSRSKQLSIFIQE; encoded by the exons ATGCATTGCGTTTTTCTAGCGATTTACTTGTGTTTAACCATTACAATCTGCAGTGCTACTGGACTCAGTGGTCCGTACCTCTTTTGGGGTCATCGGGGTGTGATTAATTTGCAGCCACGCGCCCTTGTCGAGGCCAGCGAAGAAGATTTGACCAATTTGTTTCAGGACACTAAGGCAATTGTGATTTTTGTACGCAATACAACTGGACGCCTAGATGGCAAGGCATATCCGAGATTTCAGCAATTGGTGAAGTCGAATGCTTGGTCATATTTGCCACAACATTTTCTCAATGCGGAGCCCTTTAACTACAATGCCAATAtagag GTCATTAATCTAAGCGGCAATGCTGAAGAAGAAGACGAAACAATTGTATCTGGCTATAATGATGCGCTTACCATTTACGGTGAAGGAGAGGTGTTGGGCATATTAGCGAGTCGCGAAGATGACACACATTATATTAGCAAACGAGACGCTAAAGAACGTGAAGAACGCACAGAAGAGGAACGCGGCGCTACTACGACTTCTCAAACACCAACCGTTGAGGAGGAGGACAAAACTTTCATTTATGTGGCACTTG GCGACAAGGCGGTGTTATATGTAACTTCTGCCCCCGTAATCAATCTCGCTGGCAGATTAAACAATACCAAGCTTGTGTCGCACAACAAAGATGTTACATTCGATGATCAAAAGGGCAAAGGTTATGGCCGCCTCAATATTATATTCTCCGTGGAATCACAGAAATTATTTATGCGCTTCAATTTCACATTGAGTCGTGGCTACTGGTACATGAAGGCTGTTGAGGTGGAATATAATGATTACAAAACGGTGCTACCAGTTATCGGTACGATCTATAGCATTCCCTCGGCACCAATTGGTTTCTCGTATCGCTGCTCCTCGCGCAGTCTGCAATTCGGTAACGATAGTGATAGTCTCGTTATAAATGACTTTCAG GTGCAACCCTGGTTGAATGGCGTGCCACGCTTTGGTGATGTTTACGATTGTGTTGGCTTCACAACTGCTCCCATTTGGGCTGGCATTTTGGTGACTCTCTTCTTGGTTGGCATTTTGTCATTTGGCCTGATGGCATTGATGGATATTAAAACACCAAATCGTTTTGAGACTTCACGCAGCAAACAATTATCAATCTTTATACAAGAGTAA
- the Tpi_1 gene encoding triosephosphate isomerase isoform X1 yields the protein MLTAAERVVARLFIRPTSCKYFALQFTRSLSSCDKNKKNNKMSRQFCVGGNWKMNGDQKSIAELCKILSAGPLDPNTQVYVGVPAPYLIYVRSLLPESINVAAQNCYKVEKGAFTGEISPAIIKDTGAGWVILGHSERRQIFKESDELIAEKVEHALAAGLKVVACIGETLEEREANKTQEVVARQMCAIAKKVNDWTNVVVAYEPVWAIGTGKTATPEQAQEVHAYLRQWLTDNISKEVSASLRIQYGGSVTGANAKDLAKKPDIDGFLVGGASLKPEFVQIVNARQ from the exons aTGTTGACAGCTGCCGAAAGGGTCGTTGCAAGGTTATTCATTCGGCCAACTTCTTGCAAA taTTTTGCATTGCAGTTTACTCGTTCTCTCAGCAGTTGcgataagaataaaaaaaataacaaaatgtcaCGTCAATTCTGCGTTGGTGGTAACTGGAAGATGAATGGCGATCAAAAATCCATCGCCGAATTGTGCAAGATTCTTTCTGCAGGACCATTAGATCCCAACACCCAAGTTTATGTTGGCGTACCAGCACCTTACCTGATCTACGTACGTAGTCTATTGCCAGAAAGCATCAATGTGGCTGCACAGAATTGTTATAAAGTAGAAAAGGGTGCATTCACTGGTGAAATTTCGCCCGCAATTATCAAAGACACTGGCGCCGGTTGGGTGATTTTGGGACACTCCGAGCGTCGTCAAATCTTCAAGGAGAGCGATGAACTCATTGCAGAGAAAGTTGAACATGCCTTGGCAGCTGGTTTGAAAGTAGTCGCTTGCATTGGCGAAACTCTGGAAGAACGTGAAGCCAATAAGACACAAGAGGTTGTCGCTAGACAAATGTGTGCGATAGCTAAGAAGGTGAACGACTGGACCAACGTTGTTGTAGCTTACGAGCCAGTGTGGGCCATTGGCACAGGCAAAACCGCTACTCCCGAACAG gcACAAGAAGTACACGCCTACCTTCGTCAATGGTTGACCGATAACATTTCAAAGGAAGTATCTGCCTCATTACGTATCCAATATGGTGGCTCCGTGACTGGTGCCAATGCCAAGGATTTGGCTAAAAAGCCCGATATCGATGGTTTCTTGGTGGGTGGTGCTTCTCTGAAGCCCGAATTCGTGCAAATTGTTAATGCCAGACAGTAA
- the Tpi_1 gene encoding triosephosphate isomerase isoform X2 has translation MSRQFCVGGNWKMNGDQKSIAELCKILSAGPLDPNTQVYVGVPAPYLIYVRSLLPESINVAAQNCYKVEKGAFTGEISPAIIKDTGAGWVILGHSERRQIFKESDELIAEKVEHALAAGLKVVACIGETLEEREANKTQEVVARQMCAIAKKVNDWTNVVVAYEPVWAIGTGKTATPEQAQEVHAYLRQWLTDNISKEVSASLRIQYGGSVTGANAKDLAKKPDIDGFLVGGASLKPEFVQIVNARQ, from the exons atgtcaCGTCAATTCTGCGTTGGTGGTAACTGGAAGATGAATGGCGATCAAAAATCCATCGCCGAATTGTGCAAGATTCTTTCTGCAGGACCATTAGATCCCAACACCCAAGTTTATGTTGGCGTACCAGCACCTTACCTGATCTACGTACGTAGTCTATTGCCAGAAAGCATCAATGTGGCTGCACAGAATTGTTATAAAGTAGAAAAGGGTGCATTCACTGGTGAAATTTCGCCCGCAATTATCAAAGACACTGGCGCCGGTTGGGTGATTTTGGGACACTCCGAGCGTCGTCAAATCTTCAAGGAGAGCGATGAACTCATTGCAGAGAAAGTTGAACATGCCTTGGCAGCTGGTTTGAAAGTAGTCGCTTGCATTGGCGAAACTCTGGAAGAACGTGAAGCCAATAAGACACAAGAGGTTGTCGCTAGACAAATGTGTGCGATAGCTAAGAAGGTGAACGACTGGACCAACGTTGTTGTAGCTTACGAGCCAGTGTGGGCCATTGGCACAGGCAAAACCGCTACTCCCGAACAG gcACAAGAAGTACACGCCTACCTTCGTCAATGGTTGACCGATAACATTTCAAAGGAAGTATCTGCCTCATTACGTATCCAATATGGTGGCTCCGTGACTGGTGCCAATGCCAAGGATTTGGCTAAAAAGCCCGATATCGATGGTTTCTTGGTGGGTGGTGCTTCTCTGAAGCCCGAATTCGTGCAAATTGTTAATGCCAGACAGTAA